Proteins found in one Hypericibacter terrae genomic segment:
- a CDS encoding pyridoxal phosphate-dependent aminotransferase, translated as MLQLASGMSRLGTESAFEVLARANALAAAGKSIINLGIGQPDFKTPAHIVDAAIKALKDGHHGYTPANGIPQLREAVSADLHRRHGVTIDPAQVVVVPGGKVTMFFAILMFGEPGAEIIYPNPGFPIYESAINFTGAKAVPLPLLEKNGFGFSADDLLSRITDKTRLIIINSPANPTGGVTADAEVEKLVKGLEKFPNVAIMSDEIYSEILYEGRKHLSLLRFEQLRDRLIMLDGWSKTYAMTGWRMGYAVWPGKLAELATRLAINCHSCVNASAQYAGLAALTGPKDDVAKMCKAFDERRRFVVGALNKLPGVSCVDALGAFYVFPNISKIGLTAKQVEGGLLNDAGVATIAGTSFGSYGEGYLRVSYANSLENIAEAMRRFGDWLAQRKAA; from the coding sequence ATGCTGCAACTCGCCTCCGGCATGAGCCGCCTCGGCACCGAATCCGCCTTCGAAGTGCTGGCGCGCGCCAATGCGCTCGCGGCCGCGGGCAAGAGCATCATCAACCTCGGCATCGGCCAGCCCGACTTCAAGACGCCGGCCCATATCGTCGACGCGGCCATCAAGGCGCTGAAGGACGGCCATCACGGCTACACCCCGGCCAACGGCATCCCGCAGCTGCGCGAGGCGGTCTCGGCCGACCTGCATCGCCGCCATGGCGTGACGATCGATCCCGCCCAGGTCGTGGTGGTCCCCGGCGGCAAGGTGACGATGTTCTTCGCCATCCTCATGTTCGGCGAGCCCGGTGCCGAGATCATTTATCCGAACCCCGGCTTCCCGATTTACGAATCCGCGATCAACTTCACCGGTGCCAAGGCGGTGCCCTTGCCGCTCCTGGAGAAGAACGGCTTCGGCTTCTCCGCGGACGATCTGCTCTCGCGGATTACGGACAAGACCCGTCTGATCATCATCAACAGCCCGGCCAATCCGACCGGCGGCGTCACCGCCGATGCCGAGGTCGAGAAGCTGGTGAAGGGTCTCGAGAAGTTCCCCAACGTCGCGATCATGTCGGACGAGATCTATAGCGAGATCCTCTATGAGGGCCGCAAGCATCTGAGCCTGCTCCGCTTCGAGCAGCTGCGCGACCGCCTGATCATGCTCGATGGCTGGTCCAAGACCTACGCGATGACCGGCTGGCGCATGGGCTACGCGGTGTGGCCGGGCAAGCTGGCCGAGCTCGCCACGCGCCTTGCCATCAACTGCCATTCCTGCGTCAACGCTTCGGCGCAGTATGCCGGCCTCGCGGCCCTCACCGGTCCCAAGGACGACGTCGCCAAGATGTGCAAGGCGTTCGACGAGCGCCGCCGGTTCGTGGTGGGCGCGCTCAACAAGCTGCCGGGCGTCTCCTGCGTCGACGCCCTGGGCGCCTTCTATGTGTTTCCGAACATCAGCAAGATCGGCCTTACCGCCAAGCAGGTCGAAGGCGGCCTCCTGAACGATGCCGGCGTCGCCACCATCGCCGGCACCAGCTTCGGCAGCTATGGCGAAGGTTACCTGCGCGTCTCCTACGCCAACAGCCTCGAGAACATCGCCGAGGCGATGCGCCGCTTCGGCGACTGGCTGGCCCAGCGCAAGGCGGCCTGA